From a region of the Argiope bruennichi chromosome 8, qqArgBrue1.1, whole genome shotgun sequence genome:
- the LOC129981435 gene encoding uncharacterized protein LOC129981435 produces the protein MKWLDGINVEKVTKRSMLSTVHKVFDPFGFTAPVMLCPKIMLQKAWTLGTSWDEEVTGELRKEFLQWFQELKHLSDIQIPRCVQASSKDISNCTIHTFVDGSKDAYAAVTFLRIENNGRIELFLLAAKSRVAPLRGTTIPRMELLAAVIGARLANSVVEALGWKNVTIYYWSDSTTVLAWILREENWSVFVRNRVQEIRKLSNPTSWRHIPGDKNPADLPSRGCKAKHLVSLRWWEGPQWMKNAFEFQNIMGSTNHDWNEEEIRKEKSKTTFILSNNEACGVANWYYRYFSNYDRIVRLVAWILRFMNNCKNITEKKHGELTATEFQEAEMKHEVVKRLIYNAHVKNCHAGVQILLNALREKYWILNGRKAVKHVVANCITCKRYSSKNIEVISPHPLPENRVKDAAVFQITGVDMAGPLFLKDKKSWVLIFTCAVYRAVHFELVTAASTDVFLMAFRGFVSRREDAQQYTAIMAPILLEQPTI, from the exons TTAGGTACAAGTTGGGATGAAGAAGTAACTGGTGAGCTTCGTAAAGAATTTCTACAGTGGTTTCAAGAACTTAAGCATTTGTCTGACATACAGATTCCTAGGTGTGTTCAAGCATCTTCAAAAGATATAAGCAACTGCACTATTCATACGTTTGTTGATGGAAGCAAAGATGCATATGCTGCTGTTACATtccttagaatagaaaataatggtcGAATCGAGCTATTTCTACTTGCAGCGAAATCTCGAGTGGCTCCTTTAAGAGGCACAACTATCCCAAGAATGGAACTTCTTGCGGCGGTGATTGGAGCGAGGCTAGCGAATTCAGTTGTTGAAGCTCTTGGTTGGAAAAATGTTACGATATATTACTGGAGTGATTCTACAACAGTGCTTGCATGGATATTACGAGAAGAAAATTGGTCTGTCTTCGTTAGGAACAGAGTCCAAGAGATAAGGAAGTTGAGTAATCCTACATCATGGAGACACATACCTGGTGATAAGAATCCGGCAGATTTACCTTCCAGGGGCTGCAAGGCAAAACATCTAGTCTCCCTAAGATGGTGGGAGGGTCCACAatggatgaaaaatgcttttgaatttcaaaacattatgggtTCCACCAACCATGATTGGAATGAAGAAGAGATTAGAAAGGAAAAGTCTAAGAcgacttttatattatcaaataatgaagcctGTGGTGTTGCAAACTGGTACTACAGATATTTTTCGAACTATGATAGAATAGTTCGTCTTGTTGCATGGATCCTCCGCTTCATGaacaactgcaaaaatataactGAGAAGAAACATGGTGAATTAACCGCTACAGAATTTCAGGAAgcagaaatgaag CATGAAGTGGTAAAGCGGTTAATCTATAATGCTCACGTTAAGAACTGTCATGCTGGAGTCCAGATACTATTGAATGCACTTAGAGAAAAGTACTGGATCCTAAATGGAAGAAAAGCGGTGAAACATGTGGTGGCCAATTGCATTACGTGTAAAAGATATAGCTCAAAGAACATAGAAGTTATAAGTCCCCACCCCCTTCCAGAAAATAGAGTAAAGGATGCTGCGGTGTTTCAAATAACTGGCGTTGATATGGCTGGACCTTTATTCCTTAAAGACAAGAAGAGCTGGGTTCTAATTTTTACTTGTGCAGTGTACAGAGCAGTTCATTTCGAGCTTGTTACTGCTGCATcgactgatgtttttttaatggcctTTAGGGGATTTGTTTCTCGCAGGGAAGATGCACAACAATATACTGCGATAATGGCTCCAATTTTGTTGGAGCagccaactatttaa